A region from the Methylocella sp. genome encodes:
- a CDS encoding acetoacetate decarboxylase produces the protein MKLAEVRKKAFAMPLNDPAYPRGPYKFYNREFIVISYRTDPDALRAVVPEPLEVIGDTVNYEFIRMPDSTGFGDYTETGQVIPVRFTGADGIAQEGGYVHAMYLDDNSPIAGGREIWGFPKKLATPLVSHESETLVCTLHYGSVLCVSATMGYKHREIDKAPLLQSLAKPNFMIKIIPHVDCTPRICELVRYYVEDVTVKGAWSGPAAIQLFDHAMCDVNRLPVRGVVSATHFITDLTLGLGEVVYDYLKS, from the coding sequence ATGAAACTCGCCGAAGTTCGTAAAAAAGCTTTCGCCATGCCGCTGAACGATCCCGCCTATCCGCGCGGACCGTATAAATTCTATAATCGCGAATTCATCGTGATCAGCTACCGGACCGACCCGGACGCGCTGCGCGCCGTCGTTCCAGAGCCGCTCGAAGTGATTGGCGACACGGTCAATTACGAGTTCATCCGCATGCCGGACTCAACCGGCTTTGGCGATTACACCGAGACCGGCCAGGTTATTCCGGTGCGCTTTACCGGCGCCGACGGGATCGCGCAGGAGGGCGGCTACGTCCATGCGATGTATCTCGACGATAATTCGCCCATCGCTGGCGGACGTGAGATCTGGGGCTTTCCGAAGAAGCTCGCGACGCCGCTGGTCTCGCACGAGAGCGAGACCTTGGTCTGCACTCTGCATTACGGCTCAGTGCTCTGCGTCTCCGCCACCATGGGCTATAAGCATCGCGAAATTGATAAGGCTCCGCTGCTGCAAAGCCTCGCAAAACCCAATTTCATGATCAAGATCATCCCGCATGTCGATTGCACGCCGCGCATCTGCGAGCTGGTGCGCTATTATGTCGAGGACGTCACCGTGAAAGGCGCATGGAGCGGCCCCGCCGCCATCCAATTGTTCGATCACGCGATGTGCGACGTCAACCGCCTGCCGGTGCGCGGCGTCGTCTCCGCCACCCATTTCATTACGGACCTCACCCTTGGGCTGGGCGAGGTCGTTTATGATTATTTGAAGAGCTGA
- a CDS encoding winged helix DNA-binding protein yields MNNALKSDASLARRERPAEVRPVYLEALTLVERLHCRLLDVIKDEFDRRGRSDVNSVQALLLYNIGDKELTAGELRTRGYYLGSNVSYNVKKLVETGYLHHARSRIDRRAVRISLTEKGRDVHDIVSGLYDKHVATVEQIGGIASDEFARFNQSLVRLERFWADQIRYRL; encoded by the coding sequence ATGAATAATGCGCTGAAGAGCGACGCGTCGCTGGCTCGCAGGGAGCGGCCGGCCGAGGTTCGCCCGGTCTATCTCGAAGCCTTGACTTTGGTCGAACGCCTGCATTGCCGGCTTCTTGACGTCATCAAGGATGAATTTGACCGGCGCGGCCGCAGCGACGTCAACTCGGTGCAGGCCCTCTTGCTTTATAATATCGGCGATAAGGAGCTGACCGCCGGCGAGTTGCGCACGCGAGGCTACTACCTCGGCTCCAATGTCTCCTACAATGTAAAGAAGCTGGTTGAAACCGGCTATCTTCACCACGCGCGCTCGCGAATTGATCGCAGGGCGGTGCGCATCAGTCTGACCGAAAAGGGCCGCGATGTGCATGATATCGTGTCCGGGCTTTATGATAAGCATGTAGCCACGGTGGAACAGATTGGCGGCATCGCCTCGGACGAGTTCGCCCGGTTCAATCAATCGCTGGTTCGACTCGAGCGATTTTGGGCGGATCAAATTCGATACCGGCTTTGA
- a CDS encoding L,D-transpeptidase family protein, with amino-acid sequence MAGFCFYPSLHALAAPGDAQFGEQAEWAQRYDADPHLAVTRSNTPVLSPQTLAATEQAIESYRQIVANGGWNMVPATHVLQLGVNGSAVVALRKRLAASDDLDASAGASPIFDSYVDAAVKHFQARHGLLQTGVVSKETFAALNIPADVRLHQLEINLVRLRSYSGNLGERFVMANIPAMAVETVENGVVATHHEAGVGKIDRQSPVMMTKAIDINFNPYWTVPVSIIRKDLIPRMQKDANYLSDHKIRIFNKSGEEVEASQIDWNSLDAVNYKFRQDPGGDINSLGVVRININNPYGVYMHDTPEKGVFGDDVRFVSSGCIRVQNVRDYVTWLLKDTPGWDREHIDEAIRSGQRIDAKIATPIPVYWVYVTAWATPDGLAQFREDIYQRDGFGPVASNASAPAPLEQAIQPQPAAQRSLSTRGQPLEPFDDDQQ; translated from the coding sequence ATGGCTGGCTTTTGTTTCTACCCGTCCCTTCATGCGCTTGCCGCCCCCGGCGATGCGCAATTTGGCGAACAAGCGGAGTGGGCGCAGCGCTACGACGCCGATCCGCATCTGGCCGTCACCCGCTCAAATACGCCGGTTCTTTCGCCGCAAACCTTGGCGGCGACGGAGCAGGCGATTGAATCCTACCGGCAGATCGTCGCAAACGGCGGCTGGAATATGGTTCCCGCGACGCATGTGCTGCAACTCGGCGTCAACGGGAGCGCCGTCGTTGCGCTGAGGAAACGGTTGGCGGCTTCGGACGATCTTGACGCCTCTGCCGGCGCCTCTCCGATTTTTGATTCTTATGTCGACGCCGCAGTGAAGCATTTCCAGGCTAGGCATGGGCTGTTGCAGACAGGCGTCGTCTCCAAGGAAACCTTCGCCGCGCTCAATATCCCAGCCGATGTGCGCCTGCATCAGCTCGAGATCAATCTGGTCCGCTTGCGTTCATACTCGGGCAACCTCGGCGAGCGTTTCGTCATGGCCAATATTCCGGCGATGGCGGTTGAAACGGTTGAAAACGGCGTCGTCGCCACGCATCACGAGGCTGGCGTCGGCAAGATCGACCGTCAGTCGCCGGTGATGATGACCAAAGCGATCGACATTAATTTCAACCCCTATTGGACCGTGCCCGTCTCAATCATCCGCAAGGATTTGATTCCGCGGATGCAAAAAGATGCCAACTATCTCAGCGACCATAAAATCCGGATCTTCAACAAGAGCGGCGAAGAGGTTGAGGCCAGCCAGATCGATTGGAATTCGCTGGACGCGGTCAATTATAAATTCCGCCAGGATCCGGGCGGCGACATCAATTCGCTCGGCGTCGTCCGCATCAACATCAACAATCCCTACGGCGTCTACATGCATGACACCCCGGAAAAGGGCGTCTTCGGGGATGACGTCCGGTTCGTATCGTCTGGCTGCATCCGGGTGCAGAACGTGCGCGACTATGTGACCTGGCTGCTCAAGGACACGCCGGGCTGGGATCGCGAGCATATCGATGAAGCGATCCGCTCCGGCCAGCGCATCGACGCCAAGATCGCGACGCCGATTCCCGTGTATTGGGTTTATGTCACGGCTTGGGCGACGCCCGACGGTCTCGCCCAATTCCGCGAAGACATTTATCAGCGCGACGGGTTTGGACCGGTCGCCTCCAATGCCTCCGCGCCCGCGCCGCTTGAGCAGGCGATTCAACCGCAACCGGCCGCGCAACGTTCGCTCAGTACGCGCGGGCAGCCGCTCGAGCCCTTCGACGACGACCAACAATAA
- a CDS encoding OmpA family protein, protein MALFDALIEDVKSRFSLGSQAAPLIQELLRQITGDPGGVDGFLDKFRASGLAPQVSSWLGKPDSNAIAPHAVEKALRGGAATIEKKTGLGSGIVAAALGYAIPRIIGLLTPGGLVPTSIPASVASFLEGPITATPSPSRAHSMFRRVESAPRRSLRGEDTSGVNRWIFPGVAALLATGFVAHFVPKQAKPPVVATPAQSTSAASTPAPVETAPAETAPRAPARLALSNADGAILFSGVVADNATRDSIIDSLKTVFGPNKVSGNLAVEAHTAAPPWLPKLQAALAALNISRSKAVFEGNTLSVGGVIPDAAREEILATLKSIFGNQFEFANLSRVATKPVTDLSAPQSGFSGKDLVGVLNKTVLNFATGSAEVEASSKPLLTQAANLIKQLPAGTVVHISGYTDSRGDPAANLVLSQHRADSVRQILVDAGADPASLIAKGYGSGNASGSDAGQLNERRIEFSVGP, encoded by the coding sequence ATGGCATTATTCGACGCGCTTATCGAAGACGTCAAATCGCGATTTAGTCTTGGATCCCAAGCCGCTCCGCTCATTCAGGAGCTGCTGCGTCAGATCACCGGCGATCCTGGCGGCGTTGATGGCTTCCTCGACAAATTCAGGGCCAGCGGACTTGCGCCGCAAGTTTCCTCCTGGCTCGGCAAACCCGACAGCAACGCAATCGCGCCGCACGCCGTGGAGAAGGCGCTCCGCGGAGGCGCCGCGACGATCGAGAAAAAAACCGGGCTAGGGAGCGGAATTGTCGCCGCCGCGCTCGGCTATGCGATACCGAGAATTATTGGGCTGCTGACGCCGGGCGGCCTCGTTCCAACGTCGATCCCAGCTTCGGTCGCGAGTTTTCTTGAAGGGCCCATCACTGCGACGCCTTCCCCCTCCCGCGCGCACAGCATGTTTCGCCGGGTAGAATCGGCTCCGCGGCGCAGCCTTCGCGGCGAGGATACCTCTGGCGTAAACAGGTGGATTTTTCCGGGCGTCGCCGCGCTCCTTGCAACCGGGTTCGTGGCGCATTTTGTGCCAAAGCAGGCTAAGCCTCCTGTCGTCGCCACCCCAGCTCAATCGACTTCGGCTGCATCAACTCCCGCGCCCGTAGAAACTGCGCCGGCGGAAACTGCGCCGAGGGCGCCGGCGCGCCTGGCCCTCAGCAATGCAGATGGCGCGATCCTTTTTTCGGGCGTCGTCGCAGACAACGCAACCCGAGACTCGATCATCGACTCGCTCAAGACGGTGTTCGGACCCAACAAGGTCTCAGGCAATCTCGCCGTGGAGGCTCACACCGCCGCGCCGCCGTGGCTTCCCAAATTGCAAGCGGCCCTGGCGGCTTTGAACATATCTCGCTCGAAGGCCGTGTTTGAGGGCAATACGTTGAGCGTCGGGGGAGTCATTCCCGACGCGGCTCGCGAGGAAATTCTCGCTACCTTGAAATCAATTTTTGGCAATCAATTCGAATTTGCGAATTTATCGCGCGTCGCGACGAAGCCAGTTACCGACCTCTCGGCGCCGCAATCGGGCTTCAGCGGCAAAGATCTGGTTGGCGTGCTCAACAAGACGGTTCTCAATTTTGCGACAGGAAGCGCCGAGGTTGAGGCAAGCAGCAAACCGCTCCTGACGCAGGCGGCAAACTTGATCAAGCAATTGCCGGCCGGAACCGTCGTTCACATCAGCGGCTATACGGACAGCAGGGGCGATCCGGCCGCTAACCTCGTTCTATCGCAACACCGCGCTGATTCCGTCCGCCAAATCCTCGTCGACGCAGGCGCAGACCCCGCCAGCCTGATCGCCAAGGGATATGGCAGCGGAAATGCAAGCGGAAGCGATGCCGGCCAACTGAACGAACGACGCATCGAATTCAGCGTCGGCCCTTAA
- the glyA gene encoding serine hydroxymethyltransferase codes for MSQANADKGSLASNSFFEASLKDADPEIAKAIELELGRQQHEIELIASENIVSKAVLEAQGSVLTNKYAEGYPGRRYYGGCQFVDIAETLAIERVTRLFDCKFANVQPSSGSQANQAVFLALLQPGDTFMGLDLAAGGHLTHGSPVNLSGKWFKPISYGVRRDDHLIDMEAVARLAAEHKPKLIIAGGSGYPRHWDFARFREIADSVGAYFFVDMAHFAGLVAGGAHPSPFPHAHVVTSTTHKTLRGPRGGLILTNDADIAKKINSAVFPGLQGGPLMHVIAAKAVAFGEALQPDFKLYARQVVDNARALAETLKSSGFDLASGGTDNHLMLVDLRPKTLTGKAAEAALGRASITCNKNGVPFDTASPMVTSGIRLGSPAATSRGFGVAEFKKIGELIAETLDGLSANGDAGNAAVEAKVKTTVKELTDRFPIY; via the coding sequence ATGAGCCAAGCTAACGCTGACAAAGGCAGCCTCGCCTCGAACTCATTTTTTGAAGCGAGTCTCAAGGATGCCGATCCCGAGATCGCCAAGGCGATCGAACTGGAGCTTGGTCGGCAGCAGCATGAGATCGAGCTCATCGCCTCGGAAAATATCGTGTCGAAGGCGGTGCTCGAGGCTCAGGGCTCGGTTCTGACCAACAAATACGCCGAAGGCTATCCGGGACGTCGCTATTACGGCGGTTGCCAATTCGTCGACATCGCCGAGACGCTAGCGATCGAGCGTGTTACGCGCCTGTTCGACTGCAAATTCGCCAATGTTCAGCCAAGCTCAGGCAGCCAAGCCAATCAGGCGGTGTTTCTCGCCCTTTTGCAGCCGGGCGATACCTTCATGGGCCTCGACCTCGCCGCAGGCGGCCATTTGACGCATGGCTCGCCCGTCAACCTCTCCGGCAAATGGTTCAAGCCAATTTCCTATGGAGTGCGCCGCGACGATCATCTGATTGATATGGAGGCCGTCGCCCGCCTCGCTGCGGAGCACAAGCCGAAGCTGATCATCGCCGGCGGCTCGGGCTATCCGAGGCATTGGGATTTCGCCCGTTTCCGGGAGATCGCGGATTCGGTCGGCGCCTATTTCTTCGTCGATATGGCGCATTTTGCCGGATTGGTGGCTGGCGGCGCGCATCCCTCGCCGTTCCCGCACGCCCATGTCGTGACCTCGACGACGCATAAAACTTTGCGCGGCCCGCGCGGCGGCTTGATTCTGACCAATGACGCCGACATCGCAAAGAAAATCAATTCGGCGGTCTTCCCAGGCCTTCAGGGCGGCCCGTTGATGCATGTGATTGCGGCCAAGGCCGTCGCCTTCGGCGAAGCGCTGCAGCCCGATTTCAAGCTTTACGCGCGTCAGGTTGTCGATAACGCCCGTGCGTTGGCGGAGACTCTCAAGAGCAGCGGTTTCGATTTGGCGTCAGGCGGCACCGACAACCATCTGATGCTGGTCGATTTGCGGCCCAAGACTTTGACCGGCAAGGCGGCGGAAGCCGCGCTGGGTCGCGCCTCGATCACTTGCAACAAGAATGGGGTGCCTTTCGACACCGCCAGCCCAATGGTGACCTCGGGAATTCGGCTTGGCTCGCCGGCGGCCACATCGCGCGGCTTCGGCGTCGCGGAGTTCAAGAAAATCGGCGAGTTGATCGCTGAAACCTTGGATGGCCTTTCGGCCAACGGCGATGCCGGAAATGCTGCGGTTGAAGCCAAGGTCAAGACCACGGTTAAAGAGTTGACGGATCGCTTCCCGATCTATTGA
- the nrdR gene encoding transcriptional regulator NrdR — translation MRCPYCGSLETQVKDSRPTDDASAIRRRRVCPDCGGRFTTFERVQLRELTVLKKSGRRVPFERDKLMRSLEHALRKRPVEPDRVERMVNGIVRQLESQGENEVQSQQIGELVMEGLRSLDSVAYVRFASVYRNFREARDFNNLIDELAGEALAPADDEIAPAPPKTRSPSQA, via the coding sequence ATGCGCTGTCCTTATTGCGGCAGTCTTGAAACGCAGGTCAAAGACTCGCGGCCAACAGATGACGCCTCCGCCATCCGGCGGCGGCGGGTCTGCCCTGACTGCGGCGGCAGATTTACGACCTTCGAGCGCGTGCAGCTGCGCGAGTTGACGGTTCTGAAAAAGTCCGGCCGCCGGGTTCCGTTTGAACGAGACAAGCTGATGCGCTCGCTTGAGCACGCTTTGCGCAAGCGTCCGGTCGAGCCGGATCGCGTCGAGCGCATGGTCAATGGCATTGTGCGCCAGCTCGAGAGCCAGGGCGAGAATGAAGTGCAGAGCCAGCAGATCGGCGAGCTCGTCATGGAGGGCCTTCGCTCCCTCGACAGCGTCGCCTATGTCCGCTTCGCCTCGGTCTACCGTAATTTTCGCGAGGCGCGCGATTTCAATAATTTAATTGATGAACTGGCCGGCGAGGCGCTTGCTCCTGCCGATGACGAGATCGCTCCGGCGCCGCCAAAAACGCGCTCGCCGAGCCAGGCATGA
- the ribD gene encoding bifunctional diaminohydroxyphosphoribosylaminopyrimidine deaminase/5-amino-6-(5-phosphoribosylamino)uracil reductase RibD produces MIDADLDARFMAAAIALARRGLGRAAPNPAVGALIVKDGAIIARGWTKPGGRPHAETEALRDAGEAARGATLYVTLEPCSHHGVTPPCAEAIIKAGISRVVSAIGDPDLRVAGRGYQLLNDAGIDVTTDVLADAAMRANLGHMLRVTIQRPMVTLKLALTADGFAGGPRDKPRIAITGPIANGLVHVMRSMHDAILVGSGTVLTDDPLLTVRLPGLCARKPLRVIFDSGLNIPLTSGLVATAGAYPTLIIAGKGASEAAAARLKEHNVEVAFAPRDKAGHVDLAAALRHLAARGITRVFCEGGPTLAEALISRGFADDVLLFRSPMALRREGLAGLAAASAAALDDPRRYRRVETRSVGDDVLTRSERVL; encoded by the coding sequence ATGATCGATGCCGATTTGGATGCGCGGTTCATGGCGGCCGCGATCGCCCTCGCGCGGCGTGGGCTTGGGCGCGCCGCGCCAAATCCTGCGGTGGGGGCCCTGATCGTCAAGGATGGGGCGATTATTGCGCGCGGCTGGACCAAGCCGGGCGGCCGGCCTCACGCCGAAACCGAGGCGTTGCGCGATGCCGGCGAAGCGGCTCGAGGGGCGACGCTCTACGTGACCCTCGAACCCTGTAGCCACCACGGCGTCACGCCGCCCTGCGCCGAAGCAATTATTAAGGCGGGGATCTCCCGCGTCGTGTCGGCGATTGGCGATCCGGACCTCCGCGTGGCGGGACGCGGCTATCAGCTCCTCAACGACGCTGGCATAGATGTGACCACGGATGTTCTGGCCGATGCGGCGATGCGGGCCAATCTCGGCCACATGCTTCGCGTCACAATCCAGCGGCCGATGGTCACCTTAAAGCTTGCGTTGACGGCGGATGGCTTTGCAGGCGGCCCGCGGGATAAGCCTCGCATCGCCATAACCGGTCCCATTGCGAACGGCCTCGTCCATGTCATGCGGTCGATGCATGACGCCATTCTGGTCGGGAGCGGAACGGTTCTGACCGACGATCCGTTGCTCACCGTGCGGCTGCCGGGACTGTGCGCGCGTAAGCCTTTGCGAGTCATATTCGATAGCGGGCTGAACATCCCGTTGACGTCCGGGCTGGTTGCGACGGCTGGCGCTTATCCGACTTTGATCATCGCCGGGAAGGGCGCGTCGGAAGCCGCCGCCGCTCGCCTCAAGGAGCACAATGTCGAGGTTGCGTTCGCGCCTCGCGACAAGGCCGGCCATGTCGACCTCGCGGCGGCGCTCAGGCATCTTGCCGCTCGAGGCATAACGCGGGTGTTTTGCGAGGGTGGCCCGACGTTGGCGGAAGCCCTGATCAGTCGCGGGTTCGCCGATGACGTGCTTCTCTTTAGGAGTCCCATGGCGCTCAGGCGGGAGGGGCTTGCAGGGCTCGCCGCCGCCAGCGCCGCCGCGCTGGATGATCCGCGTCGCTATAGGCGCGTCGAGACGCGCAGCGTCGGGGACGATGTTTTGACCCGCAGCGAAAGAGTTTTGTGA
- a CDS encoding riboflavin synthase — MFTGLVSDVGEVAKVEARGNLRRVRVLCSYAPETIALGASIACGGPCLTAVGIGALDDKTWFDVDVAAETLARTTAANWKPGVKLNLERSLKLGDELGGHIVTGHIDGIAEILAIEDFDGMRRIALRAPPALARFIAEKGSVSLDGVSLTVNSVAGDAFSVLLIPHTLLVTTWGEKSVGEAVNLEVDLMARYAARLSEHPAQTA; from the coding sequence ATGTTTACCGGTCTTGTGAGCGATGTTGGCGAGGTGGCAAAGGTCGAAGCGCGGGGGAACTTGCGACGCGTCCGCGTGCTTTGCTCCTACGCTCCCGAAACGATCGCGCTCGGAGCCTCGATCGCCTGCGGCGGCCCCTGTCTGACGGCGGTCGGGATAGGCGCTTTGGACGACAAAACCTGGTTCGACGTCGATGTCGCCGCTGAAACGCTCGCGCGCACCACGGCGGCGAACTGGAAGCCGGGAGTAAAACTCAATCTTGAGCGCTCCCTGAAGCTTGGCGATGAACTTGGCGGCCATATCGTCACCGGCCACATCGATGGGATTGCGGAAATTCTCGCCATTGAGGATTTCGACGGCATGAGGCGCATTGCTTTACGCGCCCCGCCGGCGTTGGCGCGTTTCATTGCGGAAAAAGGCTCGGTTTCGCTCGATGGCGTGTCACTAACTGTCAATAGCGTCGCGGGGGATGCGTTCTCGGTTCTGCTGATCCCGCATACGCTGCTGGTCACGACATGGGGCGAGAAGAGCGTCGGCGAGGCTGTTAATCTCGAAGTCGACCTGATGGCGCGTTATGCGGCGCGGTTGAGCGAACATCCGGCGCAAACGGCGTGA
- a CDS encoding Hsp20/alpha crystallin family protein, giving the protein MNMRDLMSWTRGSDQPPDFYREGMGGLTALQRQMNRLLEDAFRGFDAPALFGGRHGLANMAWPKIEVNETEKDILISAEIPGLEEKDVELLLNEGNLIIRGEKKAEIEDKDRQFSERFYGRFERRISLGLDIEEDKVEASFRNGLLKVTLPKTAPAQSKMKRIEINGPTKH; this is encoded by the coding sequence ATGAACATGCGTGATCTCATGTCTTGGACGCGAGGCTCAGATCAGCCGCCGGACTTTTATCGCGAAGGAATGGGCGGCCTGACCGCGCTGCAGCGCCAGATGAACAGGCTTCTCGAAGACGCTTTTCGCGGCTTCGATGCGCCGGCGCTATTTGGCGGCCGGCATGGTCTCGCCAATATGGCGTGGCCGAAAATCGAGGTGAATGAAACCGAGAAAGACATCCTCATTTCTGCCGAGATCCCCGGACTTGAAGAAAAAGACGTCGAACTTCTGTTGAACGAGGGCAACTTGATTATTCGCGGCGAAAAGAAAGCTGAAATCGAAGACAAGGACCGCCAGTTCAGCGAGCGATTCTATGGCAGGTTCGAACGCCGGATTTCGCTTGGTCTCGACATTGAAGAAGACAAGGTCGAGGCGTCATTCAGGAATGGACTGCTCAAGGTTACCTTGCCGAAGACCGCGCCGGCGCAATCAAAGATGAAACGCATCGAAATCAACGGGCCGACGAAGCATTGA
- a CDS encoding acetyl/propionyl/methylcrotonyl-CoA carboxylase subunit alpha, whose amino-acid sequence MFKKILIANRGEIACRVIKTARRMGISTVAVYSDADRDALHVQLADEALAIGPSPAAQSYLDIEKIVAASKASGAQAVHPGYGFLSERAAFAQALLDQGIVFIGPNPKAIEAMGDKIASKIFAKAANISIIPGFIGAIEEAADAAKIAEGIGYPVMIKASAGGGGKGMRIAYAAEDLAEGFLRAKSEAKSSFGDDRVFIEKFIDDPRHIEIQVLGDKHGALIHLGERECSIQRRNQKVIEEAPSPLLDEALRGAMGEQAVALARAVNYDSAGTVEFIVDQNKNFYFLEMNTRLQVEHPVTELVTGVDIVEQMIRVAAGEPLTIKQSDIHMRGWAIESRIYAEDPQRNFLPSTGRLRTYRPPTERRRDGVTLRIDAGVGEGGEISIHYDPMIAKLATHAGDRGGAIEAQAQALDQFAIDGIRHNIPFLAAVMGHPRWRAGRLSTGFIAQEFPAGFAPLSPSNEMAHRLATVAASVDHAMNERKRLISGQMHTSRPVSFERDRSVLLGGARYDVRLDDGDAGLLVRFEASGQAHLCSSNWGAGQPVWTGAIDGEPISIQLRPILNGFALMHRGIAVEAYVYTRREAELAALMPEKALANGSKALLCPMPGVVKAIHVAAGQDVKAGQALCMLEAMKMENVLHAEHDVTIRKICAKVGDSLAVETVIMEFV is encoded by the coding sequence ATGTTCAAGAAAATTCTCATCGCCAATCGGGGCGAGATCGCCTGCCGGGTGATCAAAACCGCGCGGAGGATGGGAATTTCAACAGTCGCGGTCTATTCGGACGCGGACAGAGACGCGCTGCATGTCCAACTGGCGGACGAAGCGCTCGCCATCGGCCCCTCCCCGGCCGCGCAATCGTATCTCGACATCGAAAAGATTGTCGCAGCCTCCAAGGCGAGCGGCGCGCAGGCGGTGCACCCCGGTTACGGATTTCTCTCGGAGAGAGCCGCCTTCGCCCAGGCGCTGCTAGATCAGGGAATCGTTTTCATCGGGCCAAACCCCAAGGCCATCGAAGCCATGGGCGACAAGATCGCGTCGAAAATATTCGCCAAAGCCGCCAATATATCGATCATTCCGGGATTCATCGGCGCCATCGAGGAGGCCGCTGACGCCGCGAAAATCGCCGAAGGGATCGGTTATCCGGTCATGATCAAAGCCTCGGCCGGCGGCGGGGGCAAGGGCATGCGCATCGCCTATGCGGCGGAGGATCTTGCCGAAGGATTTTTACGCGCGAAGTCGGAAGCGAAGTCGTCGTTTGGCGACGATCGCGTATTCATCGAAAAATTCATCGACGATCCGCGCCATATCGAGATTCAAGTTCTGGGCGACAAACATGGCGCCTTGATCCATCTCGGCGAGCGCGAATGTTCAATCCAGCGCCGCAATCAAAAGGTGATCGAGGAAGCGCCCTCCCCTCTGCTCGACGAGGCCCTCCGCGGCGCGATGGGCGAACAGGCGGTCGCCCTCGCCCGCGCCGTTAATTACGACTCCGCCGGCACCGTCGAATTCATCGTCGATCAGAATAAAAATTTCTACTTTCTCGAGATGAACACGAGGCTGCAGGTCGAGCATCCCGTGACCGAACTCGTCACCGGCGTCGATATTGTCGAGCAGATGATCCGCGTCGCCGCCGGCGAGCCGCTGACGATCAAGCAATCGGACATCCACATGCGCGGTTGGGCGATCGAAAGCCGCATCTATGCGGAAGATCCCCAGCGGAATTTCCTGCCTTCAACCGGGCGGCTCAGAACCTATCGGCCGCCGACCGAAAGACGCCGCGACGGCGTTACGCTGCGCATCGACGCCGGCGTCGGTGAAGGCGGCGAGATCTCGATCCATTATGATCCGATGATCGCCAAGCTGGCGACCCACGCGGGAGATCGCGGCGGCGCCATCGAAGCGCAGGCGCAAGCGCTCGATCAATTCGCAATCGACGGCATCCGCCATAACATCCCTTTTCTCGCGGCCGTGATGGGCCACCCGCGCTGGCGGGCTGGCAGGCTCTCCACGGGCTTTATCGCGCAGGAGTTTCCGGCCGGCTTTGCGCCGCTTTCCCCTTCAAACGAAATGGCGCATCGCCTCGCCACAGTCGCCGCATCGGTCGATCATGCGATGAATGAACGCAAGCGCCTGATCTCAGGGCAAATGCATACGTCGCGCCCTGTGAGCTTCGAGCGCGACCGCTCCGTCCTCCTCGGCGGAGCGCGTTATGACGTGCGCCTCGATGATGGCGACGCGGGCCTTTTGGTGCGCTTTGAGGCGAGCGGGCAGGCTCATCTTTGCTCTTCGAACTGGGGGGCGGGTCAGCCGGTGTGGACCGGCGCAATCGATGGCGAGCCGATCTCGATTCAGTTGCGCCCAATCCTTAACGGCTTCGCCTTGATGCATCGCGGCATCGCGGTCGAGGCCTATGTGTACACCCGGCGGGAAGCCGAGCTCGCAGCGTTGATGCCGGAAAAGGCGTTGGCGAACGGCTCCAAAGCCCTGCTTTGCCCGATGCCCGGCGTCGTCAAGGCGATTCATGTGGCGGCGGGACAAGACGTCAAAGCCGGGCAAGCCCTCTGCATGCTCGAGGCCATGAAGATGGAGAACGTCCTCCATGCCGAGCACGATGTCACCATCAGGAAGATTTGCGCCAAAGTCGGCGATTCCCTCGCGGTCGAGACGGTTATTATGGAGTTTGTTTGA